The Chryseobacterium sp. 52 genome includes a region encoding these proteins:
- a CDS encoding acyl-ACP desaturase, with the protein MYQKLVRKEVMGILEKEVGSFLDKFLTPVEKIWQPSDYLPDPSSSDFKYDLEEIQTFAREMPYDLFVTLIGDCITEEALPSYESWLMGVDGVDQEQKEIGWASWVRAWTGEENRHGDLLGKYLYLCGRVNMRELEVTTQYLINDGFDLGTSMDPYRNFVYTSFQETATNISHRRVGTLAKQSGNGKLAKMCGVIAADEARHAKAYKYFVARILEIDPSEMILAFEDMMRKKIVMPAHMMRQSGQKAGELWGHFSDAAQRCMVYTGQDYINIMKDLLDEWKIEHVKGLNEKAEKAQEYLMKLPARLQRITDRISTPDLQFQFKWVKS; encoded by the coding sequence ATGTATCAAAAGCTTGTCAGAAAAGAAGTAATGGGAATATTGGAAAAGGAGGTTGGTTCTTTTCTGGATAAATTTTTAACGCCAGTTGAAAAGATCTGGCAGCCCTCCGACTATCTTCCGGATCCATCAAGCTCTGATTTTAAATACGATTTAGAAGAAATTCAAACTTTTGCCCGTGAAATGCCTTACGATTTGTTCGTAACTCTGATTGGTGACTGTATCACAGAAGAAGCTCTGCCATCTTACGAATCTTGGTTGATGGGAGTAGACGGAGTTGATCAGGAGCAGAAAGAAATCGGTTGGGCCAGCTGGGTAAGAGCATGGACTGGTGAAGAAAACAGACATGGAGATCTTTTGGGCAAATATCTTTATTTGTGCGGAAGAGTGAACATGAGAGAATTGGAAGTTACCACTCAATATCTGATCAATGACGGTTTTGATTTAGGAACAAGTATGGATCCTTACAGAAACTTCGTTTATACAAGTTTTCAGGAAACCGCAACTAATATCTCTCACAGAAGAGTAGGTACACTGGCAAAACAGTCAGGAAACGGAAAACTGGCTAAAATGTGTGGTGTAATTGCAGCAGATGAAGCAAGACACGCAAAAGCATACAAATATTTTGTTGCCAGAATTTTAGAAATAGATCCTTCAGAAATGATCCTGGCATTTGAAGATATGATGCGTAAAAAGATCGTAATGCCGGCTCACATGATGAGACAATCGGGTCAGAAAGCAGGTGAACTTTGGGGGCATTTCTCGGATGCAGCACAGAGATGTATGGTATATACAGGTCAGGATTATATCAATATTATGAAAGACTTATTAGATGAGTGGAAAATTGAGCACGTAAAAGGGCTTAATGAAAAAGCTGAAAAAGCTCAGGAATATTTAATGAAACTTCCTGCGAGACTTCAGAGAATAACGGACAGAATTTCAACTCCTGATCTTCAGTTCCAGTTTAAATGGGTGAAAAGCTAA
- a CDS encoding BT0820 family HAD-type phosphatase, with protein sequence MLNNKKIAVDFDGTIVDDAYPAIGKAKIFAFETLKRLQAEGYRLILWTYRHGKTLDEAVEFCKNNGVEFYAVNSSFEGEVFDSENQSRKLDADWFIDDRNLGGFPGWGEIYNIIQERIEFRVEGKEVLAYSKLKKEKKKGLFW encoded by the coding sequence ATGTTAAACAATAAAAAAATTGCTGTTGATTTTGACGGAACTATCGTTGATGATGCATATCCGGCAATTGGTAAAGCGAAAATTTTTGCTTTCGAAACATTAAAAAGACTTCAGGCAGAAGGATATAGGTTAATCCTTTGGACATACAGACATGGAAAGACCTTAGATGAAGCCGTGGAATTCTGTAAAAATAATGGCGTTGAATTTTATGCCGTCAACTCAAGCTTTGAAGGAGAAGTTTTCGATTCTGAAAATCAATCCAGAAAACTGGATGCAGACTGGTTCATTGATGACAGAAATTTAGGGGGATTTCCAGGCTGGGGCGAAATTTATAATATTATCCAGGAAAGAATAGAATTCCGTGTAGAAGGAAAAGAAGTTCTGGCTTATTCAAAACTTAAAAAAGAAAAGAAAAAAGGACTTTTCTGGTAA
- the map gene encoding type I methionyl aminopeptidase: MIQLKTIEELRLMKESAHLVSKTLGMLAKEIKPGINTLYLDKLAHDFIKDHGAEPAFLGYGGFPNSLCISPNDQVVHGFPNNDIIQEGDVLSVDCGVILNGFVGDHAYTFEIGEVKPEVKKLLQVTKESLYKGIEQCVRGKRIGDISHAIQTYCEKEGYGVVKELVGHGLGRKMHEDPQVPNYGKQGSGKVIKDGLAIAIEPMVNLGTEKVKFHNDGWTVTTLDNLPSAHFEHDVAVINGKPVLLSTFKYVYEALGIVSDEEKPFQLDF; the protein is encoded by the coding sequence ATGATTCAATTAAAAACAATAGAGGAACTTCGCCTGATGAAGGAGAGTGCTCACCTGGTTTCCAAAACACTGGGAATGCTTGCGAAAGAAATAAAACCGGGAATCAATACTTTATATCTTGATAAACTGGCTCACGATTTTATTAAAGATCATGGGGCTGAACCGGCTTTCTTAGGATACGGAGGTTTTCCGAATTCTTTGTGTATTTCTCCAAATGATCAGGTTGTTCACGGGTTTCCCAATAATGACATTATACAAGAAGGAGATGTTCTTTCCGTAGACTGTGGGGTTATTTTGAACGGTTTTGTAGGAGATCATGCCTATACATTTGAAATCGGTGAAGTAAAACCGGAAGTTAAAAAACTTTTGCAGGTAACTAAAGAATCTCTTTACAAAGGGATTGAGCAGTGTGTAAGAGGAAAAAGAATCGGAGATATTTCCCATGCAATCCAGACTTATTGCGAGAAAGAAGGCTACGGTGTAGTGAAAGAACTTGTAGGACACGGTCTTGGAAGAAAAATGCATGAAGATCCGCAGGTTCCGAATTATGGAAAACAGGGAAGCGGAAAAGTAATCAAAGACGGTCTTGCGATAGCTATCGAACCCATGGTAAACCTTGGAACGGAAAAAGTGAAATTTCATAATGATGGCTGGACAGTAACGACTTTGGATAATCTGCCTTCTGCACACTTTGAGCATGATGTAGCGGTAATCAACGGTAAACCGGTATTGCTTTCTACATTCAAATATGTTTACGAAGCTTTGGGCATTGTAAGTGACGAAGAAAAGCCATTCCAATTGGATTTTTAA
- a CDS encoding class I SAM-dependent methyltransferase, translating into MKKVTKLLLNKIPRPMLIKISIWARPLIYQFFKGDEFYDPIDGKSYRKFLPYGYGKQRENALSPGTLSLERHRQMWLYLQNETDFFIKNAKVLHIAPEQEFLRKFKMMRNLDYISADLFSPIVDVKADILDLPFADESFDVVFCNHVLEHIEDDAKAISELYRVMRPGGWGIFQVPMRNSLEKTYEDFSIKDPKERQKHFGQYDHVRWYGMDYFDRLRKAGFETEPNFYSQNFSEEEIKKYGLRHNEILPVVFKK; encoded by the coding sequence ATGAAGAAAGTAACCAAACTTTTACTCAATAAAATACCCCGCCCCATGCTTATCAAAATAAGTATCTGGGCGAGGCCGCTTATCTATCAGTTTTTCAAAGGAGATGAATTTTATGATCCTATCGACGGCAAATCGTATCGGAAATTCCTTCCTTACGGCTATGGAAAGCAGCGTGAAAATGCATTGTCTCCGGGAACATTGAGTTTGGAGAGACACCGTCAGATGTGGCTTTATCTTCAAAATGAGACCGATTTTTTCATTAAAAATGCTAAAGTTCTGCATATTGCTCCCGAACAGGAATTTCTGAGGAAATTCAAGATGATGAGAAATCTGGATTATATTTCTGCAGATTTGTTTTCGCCAATCGTAGACGTAAAAGCAGATATCCTTGATTTACCTTTTGCCGATGAAAGCTTTGATGTTGTTTTCTGCAACCACGTTCTGGAACATATTGAGGACGATGCAAAAGCCATCAGTGAGCTTTACAGGGTAATGAGACCCGGAGGCTGGGGGATTTTTCAGGTTCCGATGAGAAACTCTCTGGAGAAGACCTATGAAGATTTCTCTATCAAAGATCCTAAAGAACGTCAGAAACATTTTGGACAGTACGACCATGTCCGCTGGTACGGAATGGATTATTTTGACCGTCTGCGAAAAGCAGGCTTTGAAACAGAGCCGAATTTCTACTCTCAGAATTTTTCAGAAGAAGAAATCAAAAAATACGGGTTGAGACACAACGAGATTTTACCTGTAGTTTTCAAAAAATAA